The following proteins are encoded in a genomic region of Thermococcus sp.:
- a CDS encoding iron ABC transporter permease, with translation MRSKVGLLLLIPLTFLIIFFYVPLISIIKTGLWNGGFTLKYLSSVLQNDYHRRVILFTVEQAIASTLLTLAFGLPGAYIFARYDFPGKGIIKSLLTVPFVMPSVMVALGYILLFGKDGIITGLLGHDLGILYSWKGILLAHAFYNFPIVIRMVSSLWQRINPHYEEAAMALGAKGWRLFWRVTLPMLSPAIFASAMLTFVFCFLSFSIPLIIGGYQYATIEVDIFTSVMTLLDFRTGAALAIIQITLSVAFMYLYLRSLDAYAKREEQRVFRKPLPFTRWDWLSLKGLAIAFYSFLVFIFIVSPLLAVLYDSLRFNGHWSLEWYSRIFSAKYNPMFGVTTLGAIRNSLAFGFTTIFLSLIVTLPIAYALHRWRFTGKRLFDVLAMLPLASSPITLGLGYIKVFHTTPLYYTFWIVAVAHTVIAYPFMLRAVSTSLKKIRPNLFEAALSLGAREWKAFIKVELPLALGGLIVGSVFAFAISIAELGATYMLAKPEYTTMTVAIYKFLGARQFGGASALSVLLMVVSTLGFLAIERIGEEVW, from the coding sequence ATGAGGTCGAAGGTTGGTCTGCTGCTCCTGATTCCCCTTACGTTCCTCATAATCTTCTTCTACGTCCCCCTAATCAGCATAATCAAGACCGGTCTGTGGAACGGAGGGTTCACACTGAAGTATCTCTCCTCCGTCCTCCAAAACGACTATCACCGTCGTGTAATCCTCTTCACGGTGGAGCAAGCCATAGCATCGACGCTCCTCACGCTGGCATTCGGCCTTCCGGGGGCATACATCTTCGCCAGATACGACTTTCCCGGGAAGGGTATCATAAAATCACTCCTGACGGTTCCGTTCGTGATGCCAAGCGTCATGGTCGCCCTCGGCTACATCTTGCTCTTCGGGAAGGACGGCATAATAACCGGCTTACTTGGCCATGATCTTGGAATTCTCTACTCTTGGAAGGGTATACTCCTGGCTCACGCCTTCTACAACTTCCCCATCGTAATCAGGATGGTCTCGTCCCTCTGGCAGCGCATCAATCCCCACTATGAAGAGGCCGCAATGGCATTAGGAGCGAAGGGCTGGAGGCTCTTCTGGCGTGTAACCCTCCCGATGCTCTCGCCGGCCATATTCGCCTCGGCAATGCTGACCTTCGTCTTCTGTTTCCTCAGCTTCTCCATCCCGCTCATAATCGGTGGCTATCAGTACGCGACCATAGAAGTGGACATATTCACCTCGGTAATGACGCTCCTCGATTTCAGAACAGGGGCGGCTCTTGCTATAATTCAGATAACACTCAGCGTTGCCTTCATGTACCTTTACCTCCGCTCCCTTGATGCCTACGCCAAGAGGGAGGAGCAGAGGGTCTTCAGAAAACCCCTTCCCTTCACGCGGTGGGACTGGTTGAGCCTCAAGGGTCTTGCCATAGCATTTTACTCCTTCCTAGTCTTCATCTTTATAGTTTCTCCTCTTCTGGCGGTCCTCTACGATTCTCTCCGCTTCAACGGTCACTGGAGCCTCGAATGGTACAGTAGGATATTCTCGGCCAAGTACAACCCGATGTTCGGTGTGACCACCCTTGGGGCGATAAGGAACTCCCTAGCCTTCGGCTTCACTACAATCTTTCTATCACTTATCGTTACGCTCCCCATAGCCTATGCACTCCACCGCTGGAGGTTCACGGGTAAAAGGCTCTTTGACGTTTTGGCAATGCTTCCCCTGGCCAGCTCACCGATAACCCTTGGTCTCGGCTACATCAAGGTCTTTCACACCACCCCCCTTTACTACACGTTCTGGATCGTTGCGGTGGCACACACAGTGATAGCCTATCCCTTTATGCTCAGGGCGGTTTCAACGAGCCTCAAGAAGATAAGGCCGAACCTCTTCGAGGCCGCTTTAAGTCTTGGTGCGAGGGAGTGGAAGGCCTTCATAAAGGTGGAGCTTCCGCTGGCCCTAGGGGGCCTTATCGTTGGTTCAGTGTTCGCCTTCGCCATAAGCATAGCCGAACTTGGAGCCACTTACATGCTGGCCAAACCGGAGTACACGACAATGACGGTTGCGATATACAAATTCCTTGGCGCGAGGCAGTTTGGGGGCGCTTCAGCCCTCTCAGTTCTCCTGATGGTGGTTTCAACGCTGGGTTTCTTGGCGATAGAGAGAATAGGTGAGGAGGTATGGTGA